A region of Haliotis asinina isolate JCU_RB_2024 chromosome 9, JCU_Hal_asi_v2, whole genome shotgun sequence DNA encodes the following proteins:
- the LOC137297079 gene encoding fibulin-1-like isoform X2: MAGHGQHALLLCVLLVSSAVHLSTGGLNDILTSCCVEGVKWAVEGGRCDSFSAYLNVSVEDRQSCMAIVEVCCMKEVHVQKCAEGKQTALDQQICAIRDIEPGREQFMECCHCCQLGLTARRSSLSCQSTAYGNPCDIKFMECCSGREVAQNQTAGDPGTGVPGNGIGDQGEDDKDECALFPDKLCSQRCVNTPGSFRCECSEGYILDADGRTCRLKNTQEGYNCGENNPCEHQCDEDASGVMCSCFDGYQLNDDQTTCSDIDECALGYARCGRHEECINVMGRYTCSPSTCPPGYTKNPTTGVCEQEMDCAPGYGFNSVTARCEDINECATGAYHCQSGERCENKVGSYICRRIYSCGTGYTLDTESQRCVDTNECELKIDNCGGGYACQNTNGSFRCVPKTCPEGSRFNPARGVCERISCRRGFRPGPNGNCVDLNECREYPNICGNFQQCVNNVGSYTCRSTLNCPPGFEPAEGGRCVDIDECEKLTHRCGADQQCVNRQGSYFCQCPRGYRTSTGGRCTDVDECAYGAAICPSNSRCANTPGSYNCECKEGLQGDGQGSCSDIDECQTPNICHHSCVNVIGSYFCSCNRGFQLAEDKRLCEDINECTQFGGRGGRGGIRGGVCGGRCINLQGSYRCECPEGWRVKGDGRSCEDIDECKTGVATCRNRDEFCVNVRGGFKCPLVRCPDGFVKIPSGGRQNSFRCKKRSKTCRRCLDGLLSLSYNFLTFPTNVIIPAALFSMTGANDQEKFYAWELTIISAEPRQSGIPKATDAYFSLEESSNQAVVSLIQRIQGPQDVVLQLRMRINDLTKGFEGYAESRLHLFITDDNVA, from the exons ATGGCGGGACACGGTCAACATGCACTACTTCTCTGTGTTCTCCTTGTATCGTCTGCCGTCCACCTCTCCACTG GTGGACTGAATGACATTCTCACCTCATGTTGTGTGGAGGGTGTCAAGTGGGCGGTGGAAGGCGGCAGGTGCGACAGCTTCAGCGCCTATCTCAATGTCTCTGTGGAGGACCGACAGAGTTGTATGGCCATTGTGGAGGTGTGCTGCATGAAGGAGGTGCATGTCCAGAAGTGTGCTGAGGGCAAGCAGACGGCCCTAGACCAGCAGATCTGTGCCATCAGGGACATCGAACCTGGCAGGGAGCAGTTTATG GAGTGTTGTCACTGTTGTCAGCTGGGTCTGACCGCCCGGAGGTCGAGTCTGTCCTGTCAGAGCACGGCCTATGGGAACCCATGTGACATCAAGTTCATGGAGTGCTGCTCAGGGCGTGAGGTAGCACAGAACCAAACTGCAG GGGACCCTGGAACTGGTGTTCCCGGGAATGGAATTGGGGACCAGGGGGAGGATGACAAGGACGAGTGTGCACTGTTCCCCGACAAACTGTGTTCCCAGCGTTGCGTGAATACCCCAGGGAGTTTCCGCTGTGAGTGTAGTGAGGGCTACATACTGGACGCTGATGGACGCACATGCAGACTCAAGAACACCCAAG AGGGCTACAACTGTGGGGAAAACAACCCCTGTGAACACCAGTGTGATGAAGATGCCAGCGGTGTCATGTGCAGCTGCTTTGACGGCTACCAGCTGAATGACGATCAGACCACGTGCTCAG ATATTGACGAATGTGCTCTTGGTTATGCGAGATGTGGACGACATGAGGAGTGCATCAATGTGATGGGACGCTACACATGCAGCCCCTCCACCTGCCCTCCAGGCTACACCAAGAACCCCACCACCGGCGTCTGTGAGCAGGAGATGGACTGTGCCCCTGGGTATGGATTCAACAGCGTCACTGCCCGGTGTGAAG ACATCAATGAGTGTGCTACAGGGGCCTACCACTGCCAGTCAGGGGAGAGATGTGAGAACAAGGTGGGGTCCTACATCTGTCGCAGAATCTACTCCTGTGGAACGGGCTACACCCTCGACACCGAGAGCCAGAGATGTGTGG ACACCAACGAGTGCGAACTGAAGATTGACAACTGTGGAGGTGGCTATGCATGTCAGAATACTAACGGCTCCTTCCGCTGTGTCCCCAAGACTTGCCCTGAGGGGTCCCGCTTCAACCCCGCCCGGGGTGTATGTGAGAGGATATCATGTCGGAGGGGCTTCAGGCCAGGGCCTAATGGCAACTGTGTCG ACCTCAATGAGTGCAGGGAATACCCCAACATTTGTGGGAACTTCCAGCAGTGTGTTAACAACGTTGGTTCCTACACCTGTCGGAGCACTCTGAACTGCCCTCCTGGGTTCGAACCTGCTGAAGGTGGCCGATGTGTAG ACATTGATGAGTGTGAGAAATTAACTCACCGATGTGGGGCAGACCAGCAATGCGTCAACAGGCAAGGGAGTTACTTCTGCCAGTGTCCCCGTGGATACCGCACAAGCACTGGCGGCAGGTGCACCG ATGTGGACGAGTGTGCATATGGTGCAGCTATCTGTCCCTCTAACTCTCGGTGTGCCAACACACCTGGTAGTTACAATTGCGAGTGCAAGGAAGGTCTGCAGGGGGATGGTCAAGGAAGCTGCTCAG ACATCGACGAGTGTCAGACCCCCAACATCTGCCATCACAGCTGCGTGAACGTCATCGGATCCTACTTCTGTTCCTGTAACCGGGGCTTCCAGCTGGCGGAGGATAAGAGACTGTGTGAAG ACATCAATGAGTGCACTCAGTTTGGTGGTCGTGGAGGTCGTGGAGGTATCCGGGGTGGTGTGTGCGGAGGTCGTTGTATCAACCTCCAGGGGTCATACCGATGTGAATGTCCTGAGGGATGGAGGGTCAAAGGTGATGGAAGGTCGTGTGAAG ATATTGATGAGTGTAAGACTGGTGTGGCTACGTGTCGCAACAGAGATGAGTTTTGTGTCAACGTCCGTGGTGGCTTCAAGTGTCCTCTGGTGCGATGTCCAGATGGGTTTGTTAAGATTCCTTCAGGCGGTCGGCAAAATAG CTTCCGCTGCAAAAAGAGATCCAAGACTTGCCGCCGATGTCTGGATGGGCTCCTCTCCCTCTCTTACAACTTCCTCACCTTCCCCACGAATGTCATCATCCCCGCAGCCCTCTTCTCAATGACCGGCGCCAATGACCAGGAGAAGTTCTATGCCTGGGAACTGACTATCATTTCAGCCGAGCCCCGTCAAAGTGGTATCCCTAAAGCCACAGATGCTTATTTCTCACTAGAGGAAAGCTCCAACCAGGCTGTTGTCAGTCTCATACAACGAATACAAGGTCCACAAGACGTTGTCCTTCAGCTTCGGATGAGGATCAATGACCTTACCAAGGGCTTTGAAGGTTACGCTGAATCACgtctgcatttgtttatcacagaCGACAATGTGGCTTAA
- the LOC137297079 gene encoding fibulin-1-like isoform X1 — protein MAGHGQHALLLCVLLVSSAVHLSTGGLNDILTSCCVEGVKWAVEGGRCDSFSAYLNVSVEDRQSCMAIVEVCCMKEVHVQKCAEGKQTALDQQICAIRDIEPGREQFMECCHCCQLGLTARRSSLSCQSTAYGNPCDIKFMECCSGREVAQNQTAGDPGTGVPGNGIGDQGEDDKDECALFPDKLCSQRCVNTPGSFRCECSEGYILDADGRTCRLKNTQEGYNCGENNPCEHQCDEDASGVMCSCFDGYQLNDDQTTCSDIDECALGYARCGRHEECINVMGRYTCSPSTCPPGYTKNPTTGVCEQEMDCAPGYGFNSVTARCEDINECATGAYHCQSGERCENKVGSYICRRIYSCGTGYTLDTESQRCVDTNECELKIDNCGGGYACQNTNGSFRCVPKTCPEGSRFNPARGVCERISCRRGFRPGPNGNCVDLNECREYPNICGNFQQCVNNVGSYTCRSTLNCPPGFEPAEGGRCVDIDECEKLTHRCGADQQCVNRQGSYFCQCPRGYRTSTGGRCTDVDECAYGAAICPSNSRCANTPGSYNCECKEGLQGDGQGSCSDIDECQTPNICHHSCVNVIGSYFCSCNRGFQLAEDKRLCEDINECTQFGGRGGRGGIRGGVCGGRCINLQGSYRCECPEGWRVKGDGRSCEDIDECKTGVATCRNRDEFCVNVRGGFKCPLVRCPDGFVKIPSGGRQNSRSELIADDGGVVCGRSCAPTDVSCHYNKTKTVSWQFLALPQVEFVHKPLTLLNIRTIGYSIYPNLDLHIIAGNDEGLFQTVVEGDQAFLKLLKPLFGPAEYEVTMRLENRDFSRTRLISRHITHAKIFVSDFPQ, from the exons ATGGCGGGACACGGTCAACATGCACTACTTCTCTGTGTTCTCCTTGTATCGTCTGCCGTCCACCTCTCCACTG GTGGACTGAATGACATTCTCACCTCATGTTGTGTGGAGGGTGTCAAGTGGGCGGTGGAAGGCGGCAGGTGCGACAGCTTCAGCGCCTATCTCAATGTCTCTGTGGAGGACCGACAGAGTTGTATGGCCATTGTGGAGGTGTGCTGCATGAAGGAGGTGCATGTCCAGAAGTGTGCTGAGGGCAAGCAGACGGCCCTAGACCAGCAGATCTGTGCCATCAGGGACATCGAACCTGGCAGGGAGCAGTTTATG GAGTGTTGTCACTGTTGTCAGCTGGGTCTGACCGCCCGGAGGTCGAGTCTGTCCTGTCAGAGCACGGCCTATGGGAACCCATGTGACATCAAGTTCATGGAGTGCTGCTCAGGGCGTGAGGTAGCACAGAACCAAACTGCAG GGGACCCTGGAACTGGTGTTCCCGGGAATGGAATTGGGGACCAGGGGGAGGATGACAAGGACGAGTGTGCACTGTTCCCCGACAAACTGTGTTCCCAGCGTTGCGTGAATACCCCAGGGAGTTTCCGCTGTGAGTGTAGTGAGGGCTACATACTGGACGCTGATGGACGCACATGCAGACTCAAGAACACCCAAG AGGGCTACAACTGTGGGGAAAACAACCCCTGTGAACACCAGTGTGATGAAGATGCCAGCGGTGTCATGTGCAGCTGCTTTGACGGCTACCAGCTGAATGACGATCAGACCACGTGCTCAG ATATTGACGAATGTGCTCTTGGTTATGCGAGATGTGGACGACATGAGGAGTGCATCAATGTGATGGGACGCTACACATGCAGCCCCTCCACCTGCCCTCCAGGCTACACCAAGAACCCCACCACCGGCGTCTGTGAGCAGGAGATGGACTGTGCCCCTGGGTATGGATTCAACAGCGTCACTGCCCGGTGTGAAG ACATCAATGAGTGTGCTACAGGGGCCTACCACTGCCAGTCAGGGGAGAGATGTGAGAACAAGGTGGGGTCCTACATCTGTCGCAGAATCTACTCCTGTGGAACGGGCTACACCCTCGACACCGAGAGCCAGAGATGTGTGG ACACCAACGAGTGCGAACTGAAGATTGACAACTGTGGAGGTGGCTATGCATGTCAGAATACTAACGGCTCCTTCCGCTGTGTCCCCAAGACTTGCCCTGAGGGGTCCCGCTTCAACCCCGCCCGGGGTGTATGTGAGAGGATATCATGTCGGAGGGGCTTCAGGCCAGGGCCTAATGGCAACTGTGTCG ACCTCAATGAGTGCAGGGAATACCCCAACATTTGTGGGAACTTCCAGCAGTGTGTTAACAACGTTGGTTCCTACACCTGTCGGAGCACTCTGAACTGCCCTCCTGGGTTCGAACCTGCTGAAGGTGGCCGATGTGTAG ACATTGATGAGTGTGAGAAATTAACTCACCGATGTGGGGCAGACCAGCAATGCGTCAACAGGCAAGGGAGTTACTTCTGCCAGTGTCCCCGTGGATACCGCACAAGCACTGGCGGCAGGTGCACCG ATGTGGACGAGTGTGCATATGGTGCAGCTATCTGTCCCTCTAACTCTCGGTGTGCCAACACACCTGGTAGTTACAATTGCGAGTGCAAGGAAGGTCTGCAGGGGGATGGTCAAGGAAGCTGCTCAG ACATCGACGAGTGTCAGACCCCCAACATCTGCCATCACAGCTGCGTGAACGTCATCGGATCCTACTTCTGTTCCTGTAACCGGGGCTTCCAGCTGGCGGAGGATAAGAGACTGTGTGAAG ACATCAATGAGTGCACTCAGTTTGGTGGTCGTGGAGGTCGTGGAGGTATCCGGGGTGGTGTGTGCGGAGGTCGTTGTATCAACCTCCAGGGGTCATACCGATGTGAATGTCCTGAGGGATGGAGGGTCAAAGGTGATGGAAGGTCGTGTGAAG ATATTGATGAGTGTAAGACTGGTGTGGCTACGTGTCGCAACAGAGATGAGTTTTGTGTCAACGTCCGTGGTGGCTTCAAGTGTCCTCTGGTGCGATGTCCAGATGGGTTTGTTAAGATTCCTTCAGGCGGTCGGCAAAATAG CCGAAGTGAACTAATTGCTGATGATGGTGGAGTGGTGTGTGGTCGATCATGTGCTCCTACAGATGTCAGCTGTCACTACAACAAGACGAAGACGGTGTCATGGCAGTTCCTTGCGCTGCCCCAAGTGGAGTTTGTCCACAAACCCCTCACCCTCCTCAACATCCGCACCATTGGGTACTCCATCTACCCAAACTTGGACCTGCACATCATCGCTGGCAATGATGAAGGGCTGTTCCAGACGGTGGTGGAAGGAGACCaag CATTCTTGAAGTTACTGAAACCTCTCTTTGGACCTGCTGAGTACGAGGTGACAATGAGGCTGGAGAACCGTGACTTTTCTCGAACACGTCTCATCTCACGTCACATCACACATGCGAAGATCTTTGTGTCCGACTTCCCACAGTGA
- the LOC137297096 gene encoding 3-hydroxyacyl-CoA dehydrogenase type-2-like, which yields MASIGTLKGLVGLVTGGASGLGRATVERFVRQGARVVLCDLPSSDGEEVAKKLGDNCVFAPTNVTSEGDVKNALSVAQSKFGGLNVAVNCAGIGVAFQTYNFKSGTPHDLDDFKRVLEVNATGTFNVIRLAVGLMDKNEPNADNQRGVIINTASVAAFDGQRGQVAYSASKGAIVGMTLPIARDLARRGIRICTIAPGLFDTPLLADLPEKVRSHLANTIPFPSRLGDPDEYAHLAQSIVENPLMNGEVIRVDGALRMMP from the exons ATGGCATCCATTGGCACACTGAAG GGTCTTGTAGGGCTGGTGACTGGTGGAGCATCTGGCCTCGGACGTGCAACCGTAGAGAGATTCGTGAGGCAGGGTGCCAGGGTAGTACTGTGTGACCTGCCTTCATCCGATGGAGAAGAAGTAGCCAAGAAGCTGGGAGACAACTGTGTGTTTGCTCCAACTAAT GTAACATCAGAAGGTGATGTGAAGAATGCCCTCAGTGTGGCCCAGAGTAAGTTTGGAGGGTTAAATGTCGCTGTCAACTGTGCTGGCATAGGAGTGGCTTTCCAGACATATAACTTCAAGTCCGGAACACCACATGATCTGGATGACTTCAAGAGAGTGTTGGAG GTGAATGCAACGGGAACTTTCAACGTGATTCGTCTAGCTGTAGGTCTCATGGACAAGAATGAGCCAAATGCCGACAACCAGCGTGGCGTCATCATCAACACCGCTAGTGTTGCAGCCTTTGATGGCCAGAGGGGGCAGGTGGCCTACTCAGCAAGTAAAGGGGCCATTGTGGGCATGACCCTCCCCATTGCCCGAGATCTAGCCAGAAGGGGGATTCGGATATGTACCATAGCACCAG GTTTATTCGACACCCCCTTGTTGGCTGATCTACCTGAGAAGGTCCGAAGCCACCTGGCAAACACCATCCCATTCCCCAGTCGGCTCGGGGACCCAGATGAGTATGCCCACCTTGCCCAGTCTATTGTGGAGAACCCTCTCATGAACGGAGAAGTTATACGTGTTGATGGAGCCCTCAGAATGATGCCCTGA